A single genomic interval of Zingiber officinale cultivar Zhangliang chromosome 4A, Zo_v1.1, whole genome shotgun sequence harbors:
- the LOC121972388 gene encoding peroxidase 31-like, with protein sequence MRNKLALVVTMTAPVAASLAAALLLSLVYPAAAKLSTEYYQKTCPNAEQIISEVVTNKQISNPTTAAGTLRLFFHDCFVGGCDASMLISSNAFNRAERDADDNVSLPGDAFDTIIRAKTALELQCPGVVSCADVLALATRDLVLMLGGPFYAVHLGRKDALGSSATTVPGNLPRPNMTIDELIDVFAKKQMTVQDLVALSGAHTVGFSHCSEFASRIFSYKGSGGHDPTMSAQYAEALQKACANYQKDPTIAAFNDVMTPGKFDNMYYQNVLRGLGLLASDSSLAADKRTRPLVERYAANQTAFFDDFTHAMEKLSIVGVKIGRKGEVRRRCDEFNNLST encoded by the coding sequence ATGAGGAACAAGCTCGCACTTGTTGTTACCATGACGGCCCCGGTGGCGGCATCCTTGGCCGCAGCTCTCCTCCTCTCCCTGGTGTACCCCGCCGCGGCTAAGCTCTCCACTGAGTACTACCAGAAGACGTGCCCCAATGCTGAGCAGATCATATCGGAGGTTGTGACCAACAAGCAGATCTCCAACCCCACCACAGCCGCTGGCACCCTCCGTCTCTTCTTCCACGACTGCTTCGTAGGCGGCTGCGACGCCTCCATGCTCATCTCCTCCAATGCCTTCAACCGTGCAGAGCGCGACGCCGACGACAACGTCTCCCTCCCGGGCGACGCCTTCGACACCATAATACGTGCCAAGACCGCGCTCGAGCTGCAGTGCCCCGGCGTTGTCTCTTGCGCCGATGTGCTCGCGCTCGCTACCCGCGACCTCGTCCTCATGCTTGGCGGACCGTTCTATGCAGTGCACCTCGGCCGTAAGGACGCGCTCGGCTCCTCCGCGACCACCGTCCCCGGTAATCTTCCCCGCCCCAACATGACCATCGACGAACTCATAGATGTCTTCGCCAAGAAGCAGATGACGGTGCAGGATTTAGTGGCGCTCTCCGGCGCCCACACCGTGGGCTTTTCCCACTGCAGCGAGTTCGCCTCCCGCATCTTCAGCTATAAGGGAAGTGGCGGCCACGACCCGACGATGAGCGCGCAGTACGCGGAGGCGCTGCAGAAAGCGTGCGCGAACTACCAGAAGGACCCAACAATTGCGGCGTTCAACGATGTGATGACGCCAGGGAAGTTCGACAACATGTACTACCAGAACGTGCTGCGGGGGCTGGGGTTGCTGGCCTCAGACTCGTCGCTGGCGGCGGACAAGCGAACGCGTCCGCTGGTGGAGCGTTATGCCGCCAACCAGACCGCCTTCTTCGATGACTTCACCCACGCCATGGAGAAGCTGAGCATCGTCGGGGTAAAGATCGGCAGAAAAGGAGAGGTCCGCCGCCGATGCGACGAGTTCAACAACCTCTCCACCTGA